The region CCGCGACGGGGACGGGGACTCCGTCCACCGCCATCCGCCCGCGGCCGGTCAGCGCGCGCCGGTAGCCGTCGGCGTACCCGATGGGGACGACGGCGATCCGGCGGGCGCCGTCGCAGTGATACCGCCGGTTGTAGCTCACCGCGTGACCCGCGGGAAGCTCCTTCAGGGACAACACCTTCGTGACGACCCGCATCACGGGGCGCAGGTCCGGCGACGCGTCGCCGGGAGGAAGGGGGGAGCATCCGTACAGGGCGATGCCGGGACGGACAAGGTCGAACGGTTCTTCGCCGAACCGGAGGATTCCCGCACTGTTCAGCCCGTGGACCGCCACGGCGGTCCCGAACGCCTTCCGGACGGCGGGAAGCATCCCCCGGAAGGTCGCCAGCTGCGCCGCCGTGTAGTCGCGGTCCTCGGCCGCCGGCCCATCGGCCGACGAGAGGTGCGTCATCCAACCCTCCAGCCGGAGAGCGGAGGTCGACGCGAGCAGCGAAGCCACCTCCATGGCCTCACGGGGAAGCAGCCCGAGCCGCCCCATCCCCGTGTCGACCTTGACGTGCACGGGGAAGGGACGCCCCGCCTTTTCCGCCGCCCGGGCGAGGTAGCCGATCTGTCCCGGGTCGAAGAGGACCGCGGAGAGTCCGTGGGCGTGGGCCTCCGCCGCCTGCGGCGGGTCGACGCCTCCCAGCACGACGACGGGAAGACGGATCCCCCCCTCGCGCAGTTCCACCCCTTCTTCGACCGTGGCCACGCCCAGCATCCGCGCCCCGTCCGCCTCGAGGGCGCGGGCCACGGGAAGCGCGCCGTGCCCGTAGGCGTTCGCCTTGACGATGGCGAGTAGGCCGACGCCTTGCGGAAGCAGGGCGCGAATCGCGTGAACGTTGTGCCGGAGGGCCGAGAGGCGGATCTCCGCCACCGTGGGCCGGGCCAAGCCGGAACCTCCCGGGGAAGCGAGATTGCAATCAGGAAATTTTACCCCCCCCCTCCCGGCAAGTAAAGGTCGTCCGGGGAGTTGACGGGCCCGCGCCCCCGGCCGTATGATCATCGAAAGCCGCCAGGGGTGCTTTTCGCTGAGAGCCTGCCGCCGTTCGCGGCGGGCAACCCGTCGAACCTGATCCGGATAATGCCGGCGCAGGGAGCGTGGTGCTCTTCGAACCGTGCCGAATCCGCTGGCGCGGTTTTTTTATTTCCCGAAAGGACAGGGAAGGAACATGCAGCCCCACGCCGCTTCGCGCGTTTCCCCGCCTCTCCCCGTGGACGCGGGCGCGATCTCCCGCCTCCTCTCCTCGGCGACACCGTATCGCCGGCGGGAGGCGGTCTCCCTGCTCCACTCGCTTTCCCCCCGGCGACGACTCGCCATCGGGGAAGCGGCGAAACTCCTCGCCACCGACGATCCCGTGGTCTGGGAGACGGCCGGCGTCATGGCGCGGGCCGTGCGCGAGGAGGTGTTCGGCCGCCGCGTCGTCCTGTTCGCCCCCCTCTACCTGTCCAATGAATGCGGCAACAATTGCCTTTACTGCGGTTTCCGGCGCGGGAACCGGGAGGCGCGGCGGATCACCCTCTCGCCGGCCCAGGCCGTCGCGGAGGCGCGCTTCCTCGTGAACAAGGGGTTCCACCGGCTGCTCCTCGTCGCCGGAGAGCATCCCGCGAAGACGAGCGTCGAGTACCTCTCCGAGGTCCTGCGGGAGATCTACCGGGAAACGGGGATGCGGATCCTCCACGTGAACGCCGCTCCGATGCCGGGGGACGCGTTCCGGGCGTTGAAGGAGGCGGGCGCGGGCGTCTACCAGTGCTTCCAGGAGACGTATCACCCCGAAACCTATGCGAGGATGCATCCTTCCGGAGCCAAGGCGGATTACGCATGGCGCGTCACCTGCATGGACCGCGCGATCCCCGCCGGCTTCGGCGACGTCGGGATCGGCGCCCTCCTGGGCCTGCACGACTACCGGTTCGAGGTCCTCGCGGTGCTGCGCCACGCCGAGCACCTGCACGATGCGTTCGGCACCTTCCCGCACACGATCTCCGTGCCGCGTTTCAAGCACGCCTTCGGCGCGCCCGTCGCCGCCGCCCCGTCCCCGGTGTCGGACGCAGCGTTCGAGCGGATCGTGATCCTCTATCGCCTGGCCGTTCCCTCCGCGGGGGTCGTCGTGTCGACGCGGGAGCCCGCCGCTCTCCGGGAACGGTGCCTCGACATCGGCGCATCCCAGATCAGCGCCGGCTCGAAAACCGATCCCGGCGGCTACAGCGACGGAGTCCGGCGGCACGAGTCGGAGCAGTTCGAGGTGGACGACACCCGTCCGATCGAGGAGATCGTCCGTGTCGTCCTGCAGCGCGGGTACGTCCCCTCCCTGTGCACCAGCTGCTACCGCCGGAACCGCACGGGGAATACCTTCACCGAGATGGCGCTCGACGGGCACATGAAGGAGTTCTGCCTTCCGAACGCACTGCTGACGCTCGCGGAGTACGCCCTGGGGAGTGCCGATCCCGCCCTGCGGCGCCAGTGCCTCGCGGCCGTCGAGAACGGGCGGAAGGAACTCGACGATTCCGCCCTGCGGCCGGAGTTCGACCGGAAACTGTCGCGCGTGATGTCCGGCGGGAAGGATCTTTACTTCTGAAGGGGGGAACCGCGGTGGAGATCGTGGTGAACGGGGGCCCGCGCACGGTAGCGCCGGGGACGACGATCGCCTCCCTTCTGCGCGACCTTTCGCTCCCGTCGATGAGGGTGGCGGTGGAACGCAACCGGGAGATCGTCAGGAAAACGGAGTACGAAGCGGTCACGATCTCCCCGGGGGACCGGATCGAGATCGTCACTTTCGTGGGAGGAGGTTGAGTCTCATGGCCGATACGTTGAACCTCGGGGGACGAACGTTCCGTTCGCGCCTCCTCGTGGGGACGGGAAAATACCCCGACTACCCCACCATGGTGCGGGCATTGGAGGCGTCGGGAGCGGAGATCGTGACGGTGGCCGTGCGGCGCGTGAACCTCGACCGGACGAAGGAGTCGCTCCTCGACCACGTCGATCCGAAGCGGTACACCCTCCTTCCGAACACGGCCGGGTGCTACACTGAGGAGGACGCGGTGCGGACCTGCCTCCTCGCGCGGGAGGCCGGGATGGCGAACATGGTGAAGCTCGAGGTGATCGGGGACGAGAAGACGCTCTTCCCCGATACGCCGGCGCTCCTGTCCGCCGCGAAGCGATTGGTCAAGGAAGGGTTCGTCGTCCTTCCCTACACGAACGACGACCCGATCATGGCGAAACGGCTCGAGGACGCCGGGTGCGCCGCGGTGATGCCGCTGGCGGCGCCGATCGGATCGGGGCTGGGGATCCGCAATCCGTATAATATCCGGATCATCCTGGAGACCGTGAAGGTGCCCGTGATCGTGGACGCGGGGGTCGGGTCGGCCTCCGACGCCGCCGTGGCGCTCGAGCTCGGGTGCGACGGCGTGCTGATGAACACGGCGATCGCGGGGGCGAAAAACCCGGTCCTCATGGCGGAGGCGATGCGGGACGGGGTCGCGGCGGGCCGGAAGTCGTTCCTCGCAGGGCGGATCCCGAGGAAACTGTACGCCACCGCCTCGTCGCCTCTCGACGGGACGTTCCTCTGATGGCGGAGAGCCGCGGGATCGACTTCGGCCTGTACCTGATCACGGACCGCCGGCAGGCGCGTGGAGGGGATCTTCTCTCCGCGGTCGAGCGGGCGCTGGACGGCGGCGTGCGGGCGGTACAGCTTCGGGAAAAGGATCTGCCGGGAAGGGAGCTCCTCGCGCTTGCGGAGGGGATGCGGCGCCTGACCTCGCGGTACGGGGCGAAACTGCTGGTCAACGACCGCGCCGATGTCGCGCTGGCGTGCCGCGCCGACGGCGTGCACCTCGGCGTCGCGTCGATCCCGCCGTCGGTGGCGCGCCGGCTCCTCGGCCCCGATGCGCTGATCGGCTGCTCCACGCACGGCGAGGCGGAGCTTGCGGCGGCGGCCGACGGCGGCGCGGATTTCGCGACGTTCGGCCCCGTGTACGCCACCCCATCGAAGGCGGCGTTCGGTCCCCCCGTGGGGGTTCCCGCGCTGCGGCGCGCCTGCAGCCGCTCCGGGATCCCGGTGTTCGCCCTCGGAGGCGTGGGGCCGGGGAACGTGCGGGAAGTCGTATCCGCCGGAACGGCGGGGATCGCCGTGATCTCCGCCGTTCTCGGCGCAACAGACCCCCGGGCGGCGGCGGCGGAACTCCTGGGTCGCCTGGATGCCTTACGGGCGACGGATCCGCAAGGAAAGGAAGGTACGCCATGACGTTGATGCATCGCGCACGGCGCGGAGAGATCCCGCCGGCGATCGCCCTCGCGGCGGAATCGGAACACGTGGACCCGGAGAAGCTTCGAGGCCTTGTCGCCGCCGGGAGAGTCGTCATCCCCCGCAACCGGAAACGCCGCGAGATCCGGCCCGTAGCCGTCGGCGAAGGACTCACCATCAAGGTGAACGCGAACGTCGGCTCCTCCCGCGACCGCGCCGACATTTCGCTGGAGATGGAGAAGATGCGTGTCGCCGTCGCCGCCGGGGCCGACGCGGTGATGGACCTGTCCACGGGAGGGCCGATCGACGAGATCCGCCGGGCGATCCTCGCGGAGTGCCCCGTCCCCATCGGGACCGTTCCCCTGTACCAGGCCGCGGCCGACGGCAACCTGCGGGGAAAATCGTGGGTCGAGCTTACCGCGGACGACTTCTTCGCCGGGATCGAGAAGCAGGCCGAAGACGGGGTCGACTTCATGACGGTCCACTGCGGCGTGACCCGCGCATCGATAGAGCGGTTGGTCAGGGAAGGTCGCCGCCTCGACATCGTCAGCCGCGGCGGGTCGCTGCTGGCGGAGTGGATGGAATACAACGGGAAGGAGAACCCCTTCCACGAACAGTACGACCGCCTCCTCGCGATATGCCGGGAGTACGACATCACGATCTCCCTGGGCGACGGCCTGCGCCCGGGGTGCCTCGCGGACGCCACGGACCGCGCGCAGGTGTACGAGTTGATGACGCTGGGCGAACTCACCGAGCGCGCCTGGGCGAAGGATGTGCAGGTGATGGTCGAGGGGCCCGGCCATGTCCCGATGCACCAGATCGCCGCCAACATGGTGCTCCAGAAACGGCTCTGTCACGGGGCGCCGTTCTACGTCCTCGGGCCCCTGGTGACCGACATCGCGCCGGGGTACGACCACATCACTTCGGCGATCGGCGGCGCGATCGCCGCGTGGAACGGCGCGGATTTCCTGTGCTACGTGACGCCCTCGGAGCACCTGCGGCTGCCGCCGGTCGAGGACGTGCGGGAGGGAGTGATCGCGACCCGGATCGCCGCGCACGCCGCGGACATCGCCCGCGGGATCCCCGGAGCGATGGACCGGGACAACCGGATGGCGGATGCGCGTCGCGCGCTCGACTGGAAGGCGCAGATCGAGCTGTCGATCGACCCGGAACGGGCGAGCGCCTGGCGGGGGGGAAGCCCTCCCACCGCGGACGAGACGGCGTGCACCATGTGCGCGGACCTGTGCGCCATCAAGACATCGCGGAAGGCGATCCGGAAGGAGTAGCGCGCAGCTATTTCGCGGGGTGGATCGTCCGGATCTTTTCCCGGAACGACTCCGAGAACCGTTCGGGGAAGGCGGCGGCGAGCCGCTTTCCGGCGGCGATGGCCGTGGGGGCCGCCTTCGACTCGCGCAGCAGCCGCGCGTCCCGCGGCAGCAGGATCACCAGCAGGAACACGATCAGGATCGAGAACAGCGCGCCTTTCAGCAGCCCCGCCGCCATCCCCGCAAGCCGGTCCGACCCCGACAGCTTCGACTTCCGCACCTGTCCCTCGATCAATCCCCCGATCAGCCGGACCGCGAGATACACGGCGAGGAAGACGACCGCGTACGCGACCACCTCGGCGTACTGGAAGGAGAGGCCGAGTTTCCCCTGCGCGAAGGCGTAGTACCGGATTCCCGCCAGGTGCCCGGCGATCAGCCCCCCGAGGGAGAAGAGCTGCCGGACCAGTCCCCGGACGATTCCGGAGACGGCGAAGCATGCGATCAGTACGGCCAGGACCAGGTCGAGGAGGTTCATGACCCCATTATGGCGTCCCCGGAGCGTCCCATCAACAGAAACCCGGGGGCCTACTGATACGTTCCCACCGCCGTTCCCACGACGCGGGAGAGCTCCTCCAACCGGTACGGTTTCTGGATGAACGCGAGGATCCCCTCGTTCATGACGTCCTGGATGGCCCCGTCCATCGAATACCCCGAGGAAAGGACGACCCGGGCCTTCGGGTTGATCACCTTCATCCGGCGGAAGCAGTCCCCGCCCGACATGTTCGGCATGACCATGTCGAGGATGACCAGGTCGATCTCCCGCCACAGGTCGCGGTACCGCGATACTCCTTCCAGGCCGTCGACGGCGGTGATCACCTCGTAGCCCAGCGCCTCGAGCATGTCCTTCGCAACCTCCCGGACCGGTTCCTGGTCGTCCACCAGCAGGATCCTGCCGCGCCCGCGAGGGAGGCCCGATTCCATCTCCGCCTTCTCCTTCGGAGCACCCTCGGGGCCCTCCGGGAGGTAGACCCGGAACAAGGTGCCGACCCCCGCCTCGCTCCGGACGTCGACGCAGCCGCCGTGGTTCTTCACGATGCCGAAGACCATCGACAGGCCGAGCCCCGTCCCCTTGCCCTGGGCCTTCGTCGTGAAGAACGGATCGAAGATCCGCTCCAGGTTCTCGGGGGAAATGCCGACGCCCGTATCGGAAACGGAGAGGAGAACATGCTTCCCGGGACACATCCACTCCCGCTCCCGGCAGAACGCATCGTCGAGCGTCACCGGTTCCGTGGTGATCTTCAGATGCCCCCCGTTGGGCATGGCGTCGCACGCGTTGATGGAGAGGTTCATGACGACCTGGTGCAGTTGGGACGGATCCCCGAGGACGCATCCCCTCTCGGGACGAAGCGAGGTGACGATCCGGATGCGCGGATCCTGGGTCCTTTCGAGCACGCCGGTCACGGAAGAGATTATTTGGCCGAGTTCCACCGGTACGTTCAGGTTCTTCCCCTGTTCGGCGAACCCGAGCAACTGGGCCGTCAGCTGGGAAGCCCTCTCCGCCGACCGCTGGATGATCCCGGCGGCCTTGGCGACCTCCGGATCGCCCCCCTCCTTGAGGGAGAGCAGGTTCGCGTACCCGAGGATGCCGGTCAGCAGGTTGTTGAAGTCGTGGGCGATCCCCCCCGCCAGCAGGCCCATCGCCTCCATCTTCTGGGACTGGCGAAGCTGTTCCTCCAGTTTCTTCCGATCGGAAATGTCGATCCCCGTCCCGATCAGGCACGGATTTTCCTTCACCTTGAAGGTATGCCCGATGAAGTAATAGGTCATCCGCTTCCCGCTTTTCGTGACAAGGTCCGCCTCGACTTCCGCGGTTCCCGCCGCGAAAACCTCCGTGATCCGCTCCCGAATCGATACCTTGTCCGGACCGGCGAAAAAGTCCAGCGGATGCATCCGGCCGATTTCCTCCGCGGAGTATCCGGTGATTTCCTCGAAATTGGTATTCCAGCGCAGGAACTTTCCCTCCCGGTCGAAGAGGTAAAAGATTCCCGGCAGGCTGTCGAGGACCGCTTTCGAGAAATCCCGCTCCAGCAGGATCAACTCCTCGGCCTGCTTGCGCGCGGTGATGTCGCGCGCGTAGACGCAGTTGTACTCCTTCCCGTCGAACTCGATGTAGTTCGCCGTGATCTCCACCGGGATGAGATGCCCGTCCTTCGCGCGGTGCGTCGATTCGGCCGAGAAAACCCTCCCCTTGCGCAGCTCTTCCCAGTGGTACGGCCAACGCTCGTTGGGGAATTCCGGGTTGATCTCCTGGATCTTCATGGAAAGGAGCTCTTCCCGCGAATAGCCGAGCGTGTCGCAAGCCCGCTCGTTGGCGTAGATCAGGCGGCCGTCCGGACCCATCCAGTAGGTGGCTTCGCTTCCCCGGTCCACGGTGAACTGGGTCAGGCGCAATGCGACGTCCGATCGCTTCCGTTCGGTGATGTCGAGGATGAGGCCGTCGACCCACCGCAGTCTCCCGTCCTCGCCGTAGATCATCTGGCGACGGTCCGCCACCCACCGGACGGTGCCATCCCGGTGCAGGAGCCGGTACTCGAGCCGGAGGACGCGCTCGTGGGTCCGTACCGCCTCGAGGACGCGCCGCTTCAGCATGTCCTGGTCCTCGGGGTGGACGATCTCGTACCACGGTTTCCTGGCGGAGGTGAATTCCTCGGAGGAGTATCCGACGATGTTTTCGATGTTCGCCCCCATGAACGGTATCGTCCAGTCGGGGAGTCCCCGGTAGACCGTGCCCGGAACGTTGTTCATGAGGGATACGAGTTGAAGGGACATTTCCTGCTGCTTCGAGGCGATCCGGGTCTTCCATGCGACCGCGAAGAGGAAGGCGTAAAAGCCGGCGGAACCGCCGAGGAGGACCACCCAGACCGACAGGTTCGCAACGCCGCCCTCGTAGGTGCTCATGATCGACACCCCGAGAATCATCGCGAAGGCAAAGAACGCCGCCGCGCACAATATGGAGAACCGCTGGAGACGTTCCATGAAGCCGGGTACCTCCCTGGGTTTCTTATCGGCAAGCCGGGAAGAAATACTTACCCCCGCGGATCATTTCCGAAAAATTCTCCCGGTGTGTTGGAATCGGCGCGGGAAGCGGTGTATAAATAGGGTCCGGGGCGGGCCGCCCCGGACGACGCCGGAGTGGTGGAACTGGCAGACGCGCGGGACTCAAAATCCCGTGCCCGCAAGGGCGTGAGGGTTCAAGTCCCTCCTCCGGCACCAACCGCGAACAAAAGGGCAACTTCCAGAAAAGGGAGTTGCCCTTTTTCATGCGGTTGGTGCTCAAGAGGGACTTGAACGCGAGACCGCCGCCGAGCAAGTGCGAGGAATAGCCCGACCCGGGGGAGGGCGTCAGGCGGGCGAGCCGGCCGGAAGGGCGAGGCCTGGATAGCCGAGCCTCATCGGTCGAGTCCCTCCTCCGGCACCAAGGCAAACCCGAGGGCTGGCATCGAAAGGTGTCAGCCCTTATTGTTTGCCTTGGTGCCGGAGGAGGGACTTGAACGGGTGAGGGGCGCCGACGAGCAGGAGGAAAAGGGCGACGCACGGGAGCCCGTCAGCCCCGAACCCCGCCGCCAAAGCCGCCCCACTCCCGGATGGGAACCACTCCCTTGGGGTACCCCGCTGAGAACAACCGAGGGGCAATGGCCTGGATAGCCGAGCCTCATCGGTCGAGTCCCTCCTCCGGCACCATTTAAAAACCCGCAGTTACACCTGCTTGGTTACCACATCCTGGGCACGCGGGTTCGCACCTTCTTCCATGGGAAGGACCACTCTTACCAAGGTTCCCTCGCCCGGTTTCCCGGAGATCGAGGCTTCGCCTCCAAGCAGCAGGACGCGTTCCCTGATCCCGATGAGGCCAAGCGACCCGGGGTTGAAAATCTTTCCTTCCATGATCCCGATCCCGTTGTCTCTCACCTCTACGATCAGGATATCGCCCTTCTTCTCCAGGCTCACATTCACCTTCGACGCCGCGGCGTAGCGCGAGACATTCGTCAGGGCCTCCTGAACGATGCGGAAGATCGCCGTGGAGAGGACGGGGTCGGATATCTGATCCGCTCCCCGTCCGGCGACTTTGCAGATGATCCCTGTCCCCCTCTGGAAATCCTTCGCCATCCACTCGATTGCGGCGACCACGCCGAGTTCATCCAGTATCCCGGGCCTCAGGTCGGTCGCAATCTTTCGCACCGTCCCGATGATGTGGCTTACGGACAGTTCGATCTGGTGAACTTTCCCGGACTCCTCGGCAAGTCCGCCGGAGAGGATTTTTCTTCTTATCAACGATAGGTCCAGTTTCAAGGCCGTCAACGACTGTCCCAGTTCGTCGTGGATTTCGCGCGAAATGCGCGTCCTATCTTCCTCAAGCAGGGATTGCAGACGCCCGGAGAAGTTGCGCAGCTGCTCTCGGGATTTCCTGAGCTTCTCCTCCGCCCGTTTGAGATCGGTGATGTCCGAGACGACCATGCAAAGGACCGGCGGGTCGCTCTCCGGCAACGCGCTGAGGGAGAGGAGCGCGGGCACTCTCCCGCGCGGGGTTTCGAACGACGCCTCGCTCCGGGTCGCCTCGGCTTTGGCGCCCGACAACGACCCCCGAAGGACCTTGCCGTCGGAGGGAGACAGGAATCGAAAGATCGCGCTCCCGATGACCTGTTCGAGCGGGGCTCCGACGATTTCAGAAAATCTTCGGTTCGCGTAAAGGATCAGGCCCTCTTGGGTGAGGGACACGGCCCCTTCCCTCATCTCCTCGAGGAAGACCCGGTACGTGTGGTCGGCGCCCTCGAGCGTAAAGACCTTGTCCCCCGTCGTTCCCGCGACGATGACCGCGTCCACCTCGCCATTACGGATGGCCGATAGCGTCGCCTCGGCTTCCTCGAGCCGGGCGGAGAGCTCCGCGACCCGGTGGCGCAAGGCCGCCGCGCCGGTCTCCTTTCCCTTGCGATCCCTGGACGTGCGGCCCACATTCCCCTCCGCGACGTACGCCCTCTTTTTCACCGGATCCTGATATCAAGGCCGATGAGGACCTTGCCCTTGTCCGACATGTCGCCGATGAGCTTGCGCATCGGGAGGGGAAGCTTCTTGATCAGCGTCGGGGCGGCGACGATCTGCTCCCCCTTCGCAAGGGTCGGCTTCCGATAGACGTCGATCACGTTGAGGTCGTACTGACCGGCCAGGTGCTCATCGCAGATCTTCTTGAGGTTCGCGATGGCCCGGGCCGAATTGGGGGTCATGCCCGCGACGTAAAGGCAAAGCACGTATTTCCCCTTGCCCAGGCGGGAGACGCCCTTCTCGAACTGTTCCGTCGTATCCGCTTTCTTCTTCCCGCCGCCCCCCCGGGGGGAGGATGGAGTGCGCTTCCCGACCATCCTGCGCTCCTTTCCTGTCACGAGGCCGGGCGGATATCCAGGCCCACGAGGACGCGGAGCGTGTCGGAAAGGTCCCCGATGATCTTCTTGATCGGTTCCGGCAACTTCCTCACCAGCGTCGGGATGGCCAGGATCTGGTCGCCTTGGGCAAGCTGGGGATTCTTGAGGAGGTCGACCACCTCGATCCGGTACCGGCCCGGCAGGTGCTCCTCGCAGATCGTTTTCAGGTTCGCGAAGGCCGCAAGCGACCTGCTCGTCTGCCCGGCCACGTAGAGACGAAGTTCGAACTCCGCTCCCGCCGGCTTCCTCCCCGCGACCTTCTTCCGCACCGCCGCTTCCTTTCGGGTCTTCCCCGCGCCAGGAATCATCGTCTCCCCCTTGGAACGGAAGGTTTTTTCGCGTTTCCATCCGCCCGGACCGGATCGGCCTTGCGGGCCCGTCCCAGCACGCTGCGTGTCTTCCTGGCCGCCTCCTGCCGGTTTGTCTCCGTCCTGAGATATTCCTTGAATTCCTCCGTTTCCGCAAGGAACCCGGTCTCGATGGAGGCGACCTTCGCCTCCTTCTCCCGGCGCTTCAGCTCGAACAGCCGTTTCTTCCGGTCGATCTCCACGCGCCCCTGGCGCTCTTCTTCCATCCCCTGCCGCTCCAGGGCGATCCGGGCCGACCCCATCAGGACCTCGCCCGACGAGACCGGCACGTCCAGGAGATCGATCCCGCGGTCGGTGAGCAGGAACTCCCGGATCTGGTTGGAATGGGGCATCCCGCGCGACTTGAGGATGAACAGCCCGCGGTTGTGCTCCCCGTTCTTCTCGAGGTCCTCGAGCTGGAGCCATGTGTCCATGAGCGAGGAGATTCCCACGC is a window of bacterium DNA encoding:
- a CDS encoding thiazole synthase produces the protein MSLMADTLNLGGRTFRSRLLVGTGKYPDYPTMVRALEASGAEIVTVAVRRVNLDRTKESLLDHVDPKRYTLLPNTAGCYTEEDAVRTCLLAREAGMANMVKLEVIGDEKTLFPDTPALLSAAKRLVKEGFVVLPYTNDDPIMAKRLEDAGCAAVMPLAAPIGSGLGIRNPYNIRIILETVKVPVIVDAGVGSASDAAVALELGCDGVLMNTAIAGAKNPVLMAEAMRDGVAAGRKSFLAGRIPRKLYATASSPLDGTFL
- a CDS encoding PAS domain S-box protein, with protein sequence MERLQRFSILCAAAFFAFAMILGVSIMSTYEGGVANLSVWVVLLGGSAGFYAFLFAVAWKTRIASKQQEMSLQLVSLMNNVPGTVYRGLPDWTIPFMGANIENIVGYSSEEFTSARKPWYEIVHPEDQDMLKRRVLEAVRTHERVLRLEYRLLHRDGTVRWVADRRQMIYGEDGRLRWVDGLILDITERKRSDVALRLTQFTVDRGSEATYWMGPDGRLIYANERACDTLGYSREELLSMKIQEINPEFPNERWPYHWEELRKGRVFSAESTHRAKDGHLIPVEITANYIEFDGKEYNCVYARDITARKQAEELILLERDFSKAVLDSLPGIFYLFDREGKFLRWNTNFEEITGYSAEEIGRMHPLDFFAGPDKVSIRERITEVFAAGTAEVEADLVTKSGKRMTYYFIGHTFKVKENPCLIGTGIDISDRKKLEEQLRQSQKMEAMGLLAGGIAHDFNNLLTGILGYANLLSLKEGGDPEVAKAAGIIQRSAERASQLTAQLLGFAEQGKNLNVPVELGQIISSVTGVLERTQDPRIRIVTSLRPERGCVLGDPSQLHQVVMNLSINACDAMPNGGHLKITTEPVTLDDAFCREREWMCPGKHVLLSVSDTGVGISPENLERIFDPFFTTKAQGKGTGLGLSMVFGIVKNHGGCVDVRSEAGVGTLFRVYLPEGPEGAPKEKAEMESGLPRGRGRILLVDDQEPVREVAKDMLEALGYEVITAVDGLEGVSRYRDLWREIDLVILDMVMPNMSGGDCFRRMKVINPKARVVLSSGYSMDGAIQDVMNEGILAFIQKPYRLEELSRVVGTAVGTYQ
- a CDS encoding circadian clock KaiB family protein, which translates into the protein MIPGAGKTRKEAAVRKKVAGRKPAGAEFELRLYVAGQTSRSLAAFANLKTICEEHLPGRYRIEVVDLLKNPQLAQGDQILAIPTLVRKLPEPIKKIIGDLSDTLRVLVGLDIRPAS
- a CDS encoding PAS domain-containing sensor histidine kinase, with product MGRTSRDRKGKETGAAALRHRVAELSARLEEAEATLSAIRNGEVDAVIVAGTTGDKVFTLEGADHTYRVFLEEMREGAVSLTQEGLILYANRRFSEIVGAPLEQVIGSAIFRFLSPSDGKVLRGSLSGAKAEATRSEASFETPRGRVPALLSLSALPESDPPVLCMVVSDITDLKRAEEKLRKSREQLRNFSGRLQSLLEEDRTRISREIHDELGQSLTALKLDLSLIRRKILSGGLAEESGKVHQIELSVSHIIGTVRKIATDLRPGILDELGVVAAIEWMAKDFQRGTGIICKVAGRGADQISDPVLSTAIFRIVQEALTNVSRYAAASKVNVSLEKKGDILIVEVRDNGIGIMEGKIFNPGSLGLIGIRERVLLLGGEASISGKPGEGTLVRVVLPMEEGANPRAQDVVTKQV
- the alr gene encoding alanine racemase, whose protein sequence is MARPTVAEIRLSALRHNVHAIRALLPQGVGLLAIVKANAYGHGALPVARALEADGARMLGVATVEEGVELREGGIRLPVVVLGGVDPPQAAEAHAHGLSAVLFDPGQIGYLARAAEKAGRPFPVHVKVDTGMGRLGLLPREAMEVASLLASTSALRLEGWMTHLSSADGPAAEDRDYTAAQLATFRGMLPAVRKAFGTAVAVHGLNSAGILRFGEEPFDLVRPGIALYGCSPLPPGDASPDLRPVMRVVTKVLSLKELPAGHAVSYNRRYHCDGARRIAVVPIGYADGYRRALTGRGRMAVDGVPVPVAGTVCMDHTMIDVTGVPGVAIGTDVEVMGGASMGAEEMARTCGTIPYEILVQVGPRIPRVTVD
- the thiC gene encoding phosphomethylpyrimidine synthase ThiC, whose product is MTLMHRARRGEIPPAIALAAESEHVDPEKLRGLVAAGRVVIPRNRKRREIRPVAVGEGLTIKVNANVGSSRDRADISLEMEKMRVAVAAGADAVMDLSTGGPIDEIRRAILAECPVPIGTVPLYQAAADGNLRGKSWVELTADDFFAGIEKQAEDGVDFMTVHCGVTRASIERLVREGRRLDIVSRGGSLLAEWMEYNGKENPFHEQYDRLLAICREYDITISLGDGLRPGCLADATDRAQVYELMTLGELTERAWAKDVQVMVEGPGHVPMHQIAANMVLQKRLCHGAPFYVLGPLVTDIAPGYDHITSAIGGAIAAWNGADFLCYVTPSEHLRLPPVEDVREGVIATRIAAHAADIARGIPGAMDRDNRMADARRALDWKAQIELSIDPERASAWRGGSPPTADETACTMCADLCAIKTSRKAIRKE
- a CDS encoding CvpA family protein; translation: MNLLDLVLAVLIACFAVSGIVRGLVRQLFSLGGLIAGHLAGIRYYAFAQGKLGLSFQYAEVVAYAVVFLAVYLAVRLIGGLIEGQVRKSKLSGSDRLAGMAAGLLKGALFSILIVFLLVILLPRDARLLRESKAAPTAIAAGKRLAAAFPERFSESFREKIRTIHPAK
- the thiS gene encoding sulfur carrier protein ThiS, with the protein product MEIVVNGGPRTVAPGTTIASLLRDLSLPSMRVAVERNREIVRKTEYEAVTISPGDRIEIVTFVGGG
- a CDS encoding circadian clock KaiB family protein, translating into MVGKRTPSSPRGGGGKKKADTTEQFEKGVSRLGKGKYVLCLYVAGMTPNSARAIANLKKICDEHLAGQYDLNVIDVYRKPTLAKGEQIVAAPTLIKKLPLPMRKLIGDMSDKGKVLIGLDIRIR
- the thiE gene encoding thiamine phosphate synthase, coding for MAESRGIDFGLYLITDRRQARGGDLLSAVERALDGGVRAVQLREKDLPGRELLALAEGMRRLTSRYGAKLLVNDRADVALACRADGVHLGVASIPPSVARRLLGPDALIGCSTHGEAELAAAADGGADFATFGPVYATPSKAAFGPPVGVPALRRACSRSGIPVFALGGVGPGNVREVVSAGTAGIAVISAVLGATDPRAAAAELLGRLDALRATDPQGKEGTP
- the hydG gene encoding [FeFe] hydrogenase H-cluster radical SAM maturase HydG, whose translation is MQPHAASRVSPPLPVDAGAISRLLSSATPYRRREAVSLLHSLSPRRRLAIGEAAKLLATDDPVVWETAGVMARAVREEVFGRRVVLFAPLYLSNECGNNCLYCGFRRGNREARRITLSPAQAVAEARFLVNKGFHRLLLVAGEHPAKTSVEYLSEVLREIYRETGMRILHVNAAPMPGDAFRALKEAGAGVYQCFQETYHPETYARMHPSGAKADYAWRVTCMDRAIPAGFGDVGIGALLGLHDYRFEVLAVLRHAEHLHDAFGTFPHTISVPRFKHAFGAPVAAAPSPVSDAAFERIVILYRLAVPSAGVVVSTREPAALRERCLDIGASQISAGSKTDPGGYSDGVRRHESEQFEVDDTRPIEEIVRVVLQRGYVPSLCTSCYRRNRTGNTFTEMALDGHMKEFCLPNALLTLAEYALGSADPALRRQCLAAVENGRKELDDSALRPEFDRKLSRVMSGGKDLYF